CGGACTCATCGACCAGGCTCGCGAGGTGCTCGGGATCCATACCGAGCGTGCGCTCCTCGATATCGCAGAAGATCAGCCGGGCGCCCTGACGGGCGAATGCGAGCCCCGTCGCCGTGAACGTGAACGACGGTACGACGACCGTGTCTCCGGGTTCGAGGTCGAGCATCAACGCGCTGAGCTCGAGGGCACTGGTGCACGACGTGGTCAGCAGCGCCTCCTCGGCGCCGATGTGCTCGCGGACCAGCGCGGCGGCCTTCGCGGAGTACGGACCTCCCGCCGAGGTGCGGCCACTCTCGATCGAGTCGCGTACGTAGGCGAGCTCATCGCCGACGATCGAAGGCCGGTTGAACCGGATCCGATCGGACGAGTTGGGTTCAGACATTCGCCCCTCCTACATCGACTCGCCACGGTAGCTCGCGATTCAGCAGGCGACCCAGCGCTTCGTCGGTGTCGGCGTAGTACGCACGCAACGACTCGACCAGATCGGCCGGCAGCGACGGTAGCGGCTCGCTGCTCGCATTGACGGCCTCGCTCGCGTACGTACCGCCCCGTGGATCGACACCGAGGTCGGCGTACACCGAGCGCACGGCTTCGGGGTCGCCCGTCAGCTCGGCGAGGAACCACACATGCGACGTGCCCGGGAAGGTGTCCAGCCACGGCGGCAGGTAGTCGGCATAGCGACCGCGCTCGACGTACGCGAACGGCGACACCGACGTCGCCGTGGGGTCCCACGCTGCCGGAGCATCGAGGTTCTCGCGCAACGCGCGCTCCACCGGGCGGCTCTCGAACCCGTTGTCGGTGCTGAACCGCCAGTTCGACACCGCACGGTCGACCGGGTCGCGGAGCATGACCGCTATCTGCGCACTCCCGAGTATCCGGCGCGCGCGCTCGGGTGCGAGCGGGTCCTCCAGATAACTGGTGCTCTTCTCCCCCAGCAGACTCTCACCACGCGCATGGGAGAAGTACGTCGCGCGATACCAGTCGCTCCCTCGGTCTGCGAGCTCATCGGAGCAGAACACCTTCGGCTCCGGCCGTGCCGGCCGCGCCATCGTGATCTGCGGATGCGCGTCGAGCAGCCCGTGCAGG
The sequence above is drawn from the Nocardioidaceae bacterium SCSIO 66511 genome and encodes:
- a CDS encoding sulfotransferase, whose amino-acid sequence is MSAAEPEHLLVIGAQRCGTTYLHGLLDAHPQITMARPARPEPKVFCSDELADRGSDWYRATYFSHARGESLLGEKSTSYLEDPLAPERARRILGSAQIAVMLRDPVDRAVSNWRFSTDNGFESRPVERALRENLDAPAAWDPTATSVSPFAYVERGRYADYLPPWLDTFPGTSHVWFLAELTGDPEAVRSVYADLGVDPRGGTYASEAVNASSEPLPSLPADLVESLRAYYADTDEALGRLLNRELPWRVDVGGANV